A region of Rubrobacter calidifluminis DNA encodes the following proteins:
- a CDS encoding capsid cement protein, translating to MATLQVNAADVALVRCDSAGGARSFPAAAAIDAGRVVALDSRGRATSSGTNIEGIAVTSAKQAGASLDVIREGIVDLGDALSALAFGAAVYASPDGTLDDATGTEIGRVTASNGEIPSRKLLRVEV from the coding sequence ATGGCAACACTGCAGGTAAACGCCGCCGACGTGGCGCTCGTGCGCTGCGACTCGGCCGGGGGAGCGAGGAGCTTCCCCGCCGCGGCGGCCATAGACGCAGGGAGGGTGGTGGCGCTCGACTCTAGAGGACGCGCTACCTCCTCCGGCACGAACATCGAGGGGATAGCTGTAACCTCGGCGAAGCAGGCCGGAGCCTCCCTCGACGTCATCCGGGAGGGGATAGTCGACCTCGGAGACGCACTCTCCGCGCTCGCCTTCGGGGCTGCGGTCTACGCCTCCCCCGACGGCACGCTAGATGACGCCACCGGGACCGAGATCGGCCGCGTGACCGCCTCAAACGGCGAGATCCCCTCGCGTAAGCTCCTTAGGGTGGAGGTGTAG